Proteins encoded together in one Maricaulis maris window:
- a CDS encoding cytochrome c oxidase subunit 3, with protein sequence MAGHAAKHDYHLVDPSPWPFVGSLGAFLLAIGAVGNMAGLVAADHPLAFMYGDGSFGGLILGFLIVIWTMIGWWGDMIKESKRGDHTAVVDIGMRYGMILFIASEVMFFVAWFWAFFEYAIFHEVRIDPALATWPPAGVETFNPWHLPLMNTLILLLSGTTVTWAHHALQHDDRKGAIIGLIFTVALGLAFTSLQVIEYSHAEFAFSMADGGNLYGATFFMATGFHGAHVVIGTIFLAVCLFRLLAGQMSAKKHFGLEAAAWYWHFVDVVWLFLFAFVYVVYQG encoded by the coding sequence ATGGCTGGGCATGCCGCTAAGCACGACTACCACCTGGTTGACCCGAGCCCGTGGCCGTTTGTGGGTTCGCTGGGTGCTTTCCTTCTGGCCATTGGCGCTGTTGGAAACATGGCTGGCCTTGTGGCCGCTGATCATCCGCTCGCCTTCATGTATGGCGACGGCTCCTTCGGCGGCCTGATCCTCGGCTTCCTCATCGTCATCTGGACGATGATCGGCTGGTGGGGCGACATGATCAAGGAATCCAAGCGCGGCGATCACACTGCCGTTGTCGATATCGGCATGCGCTATGGCATGATCCTGTTCATCGCTTCGGAAGTCATGTTCTTCGTGGCCTGGTTCTGGGCCTTCTTCGAATACGCCATCTTCCATGAGGTCCGCATTGACCCGGCGCTGGCCACCTGGCCGCCGGCTGGTGTCGAGACCTTCAATCCGTGGCACCTGCCCCTGATGAATACGCTCATCCTGCTGCTTTCGGGCACCACGGTGACCTGGGCCCACCACGCGCTGCAGCATGATGATCGCAAGGGGGCCATCATCGGCCTGATCTTCACGGTCGCCCTTGGCCTCGCCTTCACCAGCCTGCAGGTCATCGAGTATTCCCATGCGGAATTCGCGTTCTCGATGGCCGATGGTGGCAATCTCTACGGCGCGACCTTCTTCATGGCGACCGGCTTCCATGGCGCGCACGTTGTCATCGGCACGATCTTCCTCGCCGTCTGCCTGTTCCGCCTTCTGGCGGGCCAGATGAGCGCGAAGAAGCATTTCGGTCTCGAAGCGGCGGCCTGGTACTGGCACTTCGTTGACGTGGTCTGGCTCTTCCTGTTCGCCTTCGTCTACGTCGTCTATCAAGGCTGA
- the coxB gene encoding cytochrome c oxidase subunit II — translation MRFLTALALTWTTFAAGAFATPGQPTDGGLGFQPAVTPIMEQVTSFHNILLVIITAITLLVMGLLIYVMIRFNRKANPTPSKNSHNTLLEVVWTAVPVLILIGIAIPSFPLLYFQDDIPEADFTLKATGNQWNWSYEYPDHEVAEYFSNMVEEPDLQPGQLRNLSVDYPLVVPIDATVRLQVTASDVIHNWAMPAFGTKMDAIPGRINEAWFRAEQEGVYYGQCSELCGLRHAFMPIEVHVVPQDVFDAWIAAKAENEYSEAADAIIAEYTAARETRLAQLD, via the coding sequence ATGCGATTCCTGACCGCACTTGCGCTCACTTGGACGACTTTCGCTGCCGGCGCGTTCGCTACGCCCGGTCAACCGACTGACGGGGGCCTCGGCTTTCAGCCGGCCGTGACGCCGATCATGGAACAGGTGACCTCGTTCCATAATATCCTGCTGGTGATCATCACCGCGATCACGCTGCTCGTGATGGGCCTGCTGATCTATGTGATGATCCGGTTCAACCGGAAGGCCAATCCGACGCCATCAAAGAACAGCCACAACACGCTGCTCGAAGTGGTGTGGACGGCTGTGCCGGTACTGATCCTGATCGGGATCGCCATCCCGTCCTTCCCGCTGCTCTACTTCCAGGATGATATCCCGGAAGCCGACTTCACGCTGAAGGCGACGGGCAACCAGTGGAACTGGTCCTATGAGTATCCCGACCATGAAGTCGCGGAATACTTCTCCAACATGGTCGAAGAGCCGGATCTCCAGCCGGGCCAGCTGCGCAACCTGTCGGTCGACTATCCGCTGGTCGTTCCGATCGACGCCACGGTCCGCCTCCAGGTGACCGCGTCGGACGTCATCCACAACTGGGCGATGCCGGCATTCGGGACCAAGATGGACGCCATTCCGGGCCGCATCAACGAAGCCTGGTTCCGGGCCGAGCAGGAAGGCGTCTACTACGGTCAGTGTTCTGAATTGTGTGGCCTGCGCCACGCCTTCATGCCGATCGAGGTTCACGTCGTTCCCCAGGATGTCTTCGACGCCTGGATCGCGGCAAAGGCCGAGAACGAGTATTCCGAGGCCGCTGACGCCATCATTGCTGAATATACCGCCGCGCGGGAAACGCGCCTGGCGCAACTCGACTAA
- a CDS encoding GNAT family N-acetyltransferase, whose protein sequence is MAVWRETSWDETLTGQGIRLRSPTLSDYEDWAKLRSASRTHTEPWEPAWTSDELSKGAFRRRIERYQADRDAGMGYPFFITRARDDVLLGACNLNNVRRGVLQSADIGYWIGSPYVRKGHTRAAVRRVLAFAFEELRLHRVEAACQPTNTASAQLLESVGFVYEGQSRAFLNIAGEWRDHNRFAILASDPRT, encoded by the coding sequence TTGGCAGTCTGGCGCGAAACGTCCTGGGACGAGACCCTGACCGGTCAGGGCATAAGACTGCGGAGCCCGACGCTCTCCGACTATGAGGACTGGGCCAAGCTTCGCAGCGCCAGTCGCACCCATACCGAACCCTGGGAGCCGGCCTGGACCAGTGACGAGCTGTCCAAGGGCGCTTTCCGTCGCCGGATCGAGCGCTATCAGGCGGATCGTGACGCCGGGATGGGCTATCCCTTCTTCATCACCCGTGCCCGCGACGATGTCCTGCTCGGCGCCTGCAATCTCAACAATGTTCGCCGCGGCGTGCTGCAATCGGCGGATATCGGCTACTGGATAGGCTCGCCCTATGTCCGCAAGGGGCATACCCGCGCGGCCGTCCGCCGGGTCCTGGCCTTTGCCTTTGAGGAATTGCGCCTGCATCGCGTCGAAGCCGCCTGCCAGCCGACCAATACCGCCTCGGCCCAGCTGCTGGAATCGGTCGGTTTCGTCTATGAAGGTCAGTCCCGCGCTTTCCTCAACATTGCCGGTGAGTGGCGCGATCACAATCGCTTCGCCATTCTCGCCTCTGATCCGCGCACATGA
- a CDS encoding protoheme IX farnesyltransferase, producing the protein MTTKPDLMNAREGQPTGESVKLTPEQEAARKKRNVVIALSLVGFMFAVFAITVVRLGQNVAGG; encoded by the coding sequence ATGACAACCAAGCCTGATCTGATGAATGCCCGCGAAGGCCAGCCGACCGGTGAAAGCGTCAAGTTGACGCCGGAGCAGGAAGCGGCCCGCAAGAAGCGCAATGTCGTCATCGCGCTGTCACTGGTCGGCTTCATGTTCGCCGTCTTCGCGATCACCGTGGTCCGTCTCGGGCAGAATGTGGCGGGGGGCTAG
- a CDS encoding cytochrome c oxidase assembly protein encodes MIRLPANKNARVAGIAALGAVVMIGAAYAAVPLYDLFCRVTGYGGTTQVAVGEAGAILDREVTVYFDANTNRNLPWTFEPVQRSMTVRIGESALAYYTATNNSDQPVTGVATYNVAPYKVATYFSKLECFCFTQQTLQPGESIEMPVLFFVDPLLDDEPHLDDVTAITLSYTFFESQDGGSANTDAAP; translated from the coding sequence ATGATCCGTCTGCCCGCCAACAAGAATGCCCGTGTGGCCGGGATAGCCGCTCTTGGAGCGGTGGTGATGATCGGCGCAGCCTACGCTGCCGTGCCGCTGTATGATCTGTTCTGCCGGGTCACCGGCTATGGTGGCACGACGCAGGTCGCGGTTGGCGAAGCCGGTGCGATCCTTGACCGTGAAGTCACCGTCTATTTCGACGCCAACACCAACCGCAACCTGCCCTGGACCTTCGAGCCGGTGCAGCGCTCCATGACGGTGCGGATCGGTGAATCGGCGCTGGCCTATTACACGGCGACCAATAATTCCGACCAGCCGGTTACCGGCGTCGCGACCTATAATGTCGCGCCCTACAAGGTGGCGACCTATTTTTCGAAGCTGGAATGCTTCTGCTTCACCCAGCAGACGCTGCAACCGGGCGAGAGCATCGAGATGCCGGTCCTGTTCTTCGTCGATCCGCTGCTGGATGACGAGCCGCACTTGGATGATGTCACCGCCATCACCTTGTCCTATACGTTTTTTGAGTCCCAAGACGGGGGGTCGGCCAACACCGACGCCGCGCCTTAG
- a CDS encoding SURF1 family protein, which produces MPRFQPLPLLTLFTAASLVLLLVLGSWQMQRMAWKSDLITAYEARGEAISFREGICVPHEGPFSPPVTGPVPLTGETLRLFAMRDTGGWMRLAVMRAPPCQPGDPERYILVETAFEDLRTGEQVPVRRWRIETPPAAGLFTAGNDPDTNEWYSHDGAAMAVALGVSPDALLPVWARSDDGMPASLSRTPPAKHLGYALTWSGLALALIGVYLALHASRGRLRFSSSSDDGDTTKKAD; this is translated from the coding sequence ATGCCCCGCTTCCAGCCGCTTCCGCTGCTCACCCTTTTCACCGCCGCAAGCCTCGTACTGCTGCTGGTGCTGGGCAGCTGGCAGATGCAGCGCATGGCGTGGAAGTCAGACCTGATCACCGCTTACGAGGCACGCGGTGAGGCGATCAGCTTTCGCGAGGGGATTTGTGTCCCGCATGAGGGACCCTTCTCTCCGCCCGTGACCGGGCCGGTTCCGCTGACCGGCGAGACGCTGCGGCTCTTTGCCATGCGCGATACCGGCGGCTGGATGCGGCTCGCGGTGATGCGGGCGCCGCCCTGCCAGCCCGGTGATCCTGAGCGCTATATCCTGGTCGAGACAGCCTTCGAGGATTTGCGCACCGGTGAGCAGGTCCCGGTCCGCCGCTGGCGCATCGAGACGCCGCCGGCTGCAGGTCTGTTCACGGCTGGCAACGATCCGGATACCAATGAGTGGTACAGTCATGATGGTGCGGCCATGGCGGTGGCGCTGGGCGTGTCTCCGGACGCGCTCCTGCCGGTCTGGGCGCGCTCGGATGACGGCATGCCGGCTTCGCTGAGCCGGACACCGCCCGCCAAGCATCTGGGCTATGCGCTGACCTGGTCTGGTCTGGCTCTGGCCCTGATCGGCGTGTATCTCGCCCTGCATGCCAGCCGGGGACGGCTGCGATTTTCATCGTCATCGGATGATGGCGACACGACCAAGAAGGCGGACTAG
- a CDS encoding DUF983 domain-containing protein encodes MFDGLLKIAPRCDVCGADFESADVGDGASVFVLFIVGFLAMVLFLLVEAAFHPPWWVHVIFQLPFVPVACIMALRPIKGLLFALQFQNDAREARLDD; translated from the coding sequence ATGTTTGACGGCCTTCTGAAAATTGCCCCGCGCTGCGATGTCTGCGGCGCCGATTTCGAAAGCGCCGATGTCGGTGACGGAGCCTCGGTCTTCGTGCTGTTCATCGTCGGTTTTCTGGCCATGGTCCTCTTCCTTCTGGTCGAGGCGGCCTTTCACCCGCCATGGTGGGTTCACGTGATCTTCCAGCTCCCCTTCGTGCCGGTCGCCTGCATCATGGCGCTGCGTCCGATAAAGGGCCTGCTGTTTGCCCTCCAGTTCCAGAACGACGCCCGGGAGGCGCGGCTGGACGATTGA
- the ctaD gene encoding cytochrome c oxidase subunit I, whose product MSADAATHDDHTPSMWDWRRWVLSTNHKDIGTMYLVFAIFAGIIGGGLSGLIRWELMEPGLQVFTGEDTGWGAIFGNAHNYNVVTTMHALIMIFFMVMPAMIGGFGNWFVPLMIGAPDMAFPRMNNISFWLLPFSFALALMSMFVPGAGADLGFGGGWVMYPPLATSGHNGPAMDLLILSLHIAGVSSILGAINFITTIFNMRAPGMTLHKMPLFVWSVLVTVFLLLLSLPVLAGALTMLLTDRNFGTAFFAPEGGGDPVMYQHLFWFFGHPEVYILILPGFGIISHVVSTFSRKPIFGYLGMAYAMVAIGFIGFIVWAHHMYTVGMPVDLKAYFIAATMVIAVPTGIKIFSWIATMWGGSIEFRTPMLWAIGFIFLFTVGGVTGVVLANAGVDQSLHDTYYVVAHFHYVLSLGAVFAIFAGWYYWFEKIFGVKYNSFLARSQFYTFFIGANVIFFPQHFLGLQGMPRRYVDYPDGFALWNYVSSVGYLIMLVGMVLFFAVLVDAIIRRRKGEANPWGEGATTLEWTLSSPPPFHQFSELPKIK is encoded by the coding sequence ATGTCTGCTGACGCTGCAACGCACGACGATCACACGCCGAGCATGTGGGACTGGCGCCGCTGGGTGCTGTCCACCAACCACAAGGACATCGGCACGATGTACCTGGTCTTCGCGATCTTCGCGGGGATTATCGGCGGTGGCCTGTCCGGCCTCATCCGCTGGGAGCTGATGGAGCCGGGTCTCCAGGTCTTCACCGGTGAGGACACCGGCTGGGGTGCCATTTTCGGCAATGCCCACAACTATAATGTCGTGACCACGATGCACGCCCTGATCATGATCTTCTTCATGGTCATGCCGGCGATGATCGGCGGCTTCGGCAACTGGTTCGTACCGCTCATGATCGGCGCGCCGGACATGGCTTTCCCGCGCATGAACAACATCTCTTTCTGGCTGCTGCCCTTCTCCTTTGCACTGGCCCTGATGTCGATGTTCGTACCGGGTGCCGGTGCCGATCTCGGCTTCGGCGGCGGCTGGGTGATGTACCCGCCGCTCGCGACCTCGGGACATAACGGCCCGGCCATGGATCTCCTGATCCTGTCGCTGCACATTGCCGGTGTCTCGTCGATCCTTGGCGCCATCAACTTCATCACCACGATCTTCAACATGCGGGCGCCGGGCATGACCCTGCACAAGATGCCGCTGTTCGTCTGGTCGGTTCTGGTGACCGTCTTCCTGCTGCTGCTCTCGCTTCCGGTTCTCGCCGGCGCGCTGACCATGCTGCTGACCGACCGCAACTTCGGTACCGCCTTCTTCGCACCGGAAGGTGGCGGTGACCCGGTCATGTACCAGCACCTGTTCTGGTTCTTCGGTCACCCGGAAGTCTACATCCTCATCCTGCCCGGTTTCGGCATCATCTCGCACGTCGTGTCGACCTTCTCGCGCAAGCCGATCTTCGGTTATCTCGGGATGGCCTATGCCATGGTCGCCATCGGCTTCATCGGCTTCATCGTGTGGGCTCACCACATGTACACCGTTGGCATGCCGGTTGACCTGAAGGCCTATTTCATCGCCGCCACGATGGTGATCGCGGTGCCGACCGGCATCAAGATCTTCTCCTGGATCGCGACGATGTGGGGCGGCTCGATCGAGTTCCGCACACCGATGCTGTGGGCGATCGGCTTCATCTTCCTGTTCACCGTTGGTGGTGTGACGGGCGTGGTGCTGGCCAATGCCGGCGTCGACCAGTCGCTGCACGACACCTACTACGTGGTGGCCCACTTCCACTACGTGCTGTCGCTCGGCGCCGTCTTCGCGATCTTTGCCGGCTGGTACTACTGGTTCGAGAAGATCTTCGGCGTGAAGTACAACTCCTTCCTCGCCCGCTCGCAGTTCTACACCTTCTTCATCGGTGCGAACGTGATCTTCTTCCCGCAGCACTTCCTGGGTCTCCAGGGCATGCCGCGCCGGTATGTCGACTATCCGGACGGTTTCGCCCTGTGGAACTACGTGTCCTCGGTCGGCTACCTGATCATGCTGGTGGGTATGGTCCTGTTCTTCGCGGTGCTGGTCGATGCGATCATCCGCCGTCGCAAGGGCGAGGCCAATCCGTGGGGCGAAGGTGCAACCACCCTCGAGTGGACGCTCTCCTCCCCGCCGCCCTTCCACCAGTTCTCGGAACTGCCGAAGATCAAATAG
- a CDS encoding heme o synthase yields the protein MDTIVTPSDHRAEGEAVSTASPRDYFDLMKPRVMTLVVFTAFAGLIAAPVDADPFLAVMSIFCLAVGAGAAGALNMAYDADIDATMQRTRKRPIPRGVVSVANAYGFGVVAAVLSVLLMALASNYLAAGLLAFSIFFYAVIYTMILKRSTPQNIVIGGAAGAFPPMIGWVAVTGEISLDAVILFMIIFLWTPPHSWALALYKSGDYEAANIPMMPVAKGAKSTRLQILIYSIVLVVFAGAPVLTGLGGAVYGATSLGGGALFLLLAWRVFRSRAGEAGSAEEGALYAVRAGDKAARDLFAYSIGYLTVLFAALIIEHAFGAYVAIPGVS from the coding sequence TTGGACACAATCGTGACCCCAAGCGACCATCGCGCAGAGGGCGAGGCTGTTTCGACAGCCTCGCCCCGCGACTATTTTGACCTGATGAAACCGCGGGTGATGACGCTGGTCGTCTTCACCGCCTTCGCCGGTCTGATCGCCGCGCCCGTTGACGCCGATCCCTTCCTCGCCGTGATGTCGATTTTCTGCCTCGCCGTCGGGGCCGGAGCGGCCGGTGCGCTCAACATGGCCTATGACGCCGATATCGACGCGACCATGCAGCGCACGCGCAAGCGTCCGATCCCGCGCGGTGTGGTGTCGGTGGCCAATGCCTACGGTTTTGGTGTCGTGGCGGCGGTGCTGTCGGTCCTGCTGATGGCCCTGGCGAGCAATTATCTCGCGGCCGGCCTGCTGGCCTTCTCGATCTTCTTCTATGCGGTCATCTACACGATGATCCTCAAGCGCTCGACGCCGCAGAATATCGTCATTGGCGGTGCCGCCGGAGCCTTCCCGCCGATGATCGGCTGGGTCGCGGTGACCGGCGAGATCTCGCTCGATGCCGTCATCCTCTTCATGATCATCTTCCTGTGGACCCCGCCCCATTCCTGGGCGCTGGCGCTCTACAAGTCCGGCGATTACGAAGCGGCCAACATCCCGATGATGCCGGTCGCCAAGGGCGCCAAATCGACGCGGCTGCAAATCCTCATCTATTCGATCGTTCTGGTCGTCTTCGCCGGTGCGCCGGTGCTGACCGGGCTCGGCGGTGCGGTTTATGGCGCCACCTCGCTGGGTGGCGGTGCGCTCTTCCTGCTGCTGGCCTGGCGGGTCTTCCGCTCGCGCGCCGGTGAGGCCGGATCGGCCGAGGAGGGCGCGCTCTATGCCGTCCGCGCCGGTGACAAGGCCGCTCGCGACCTGTTCGCCTATTCGATCGGCTATCTGACGGTCCTTTTTGCCGCATTGATCATTGAGCATGCATTTGGTGCATATGTAGCCATTCCTGGAGTGAGCTGA
- a CDS encoding PaaI family thioesterase, producing MAPHIVETGEFAGWRIWPDDPFEQTAGPFYMRDGAEGPEMAFRLERKHLNGMGSVHGGCLMSFADFALFGIAHEALKPSGYGITVAFTSEFLAGAREGALMEARGETLRAGGSLIFVRGVITADGIPCLNFSGTLKRLRERAGS from the coding sequence ATGGCTCCCCACATCGTTGAAACCGGCGAGTTCGCCGGCTGGCGCATCTGGCCCGATGATCCGTTCGAACAGACCGCCGGTCCCTTCTACATGCGCGATGGCGCCGAGGGGCCGGAGATGGCCTTCCGGCTCGAGCGCAAACACCTCAACGGGATGGGCTCGGTGCATGGCGGCTGCCTGATGAGCTTTGCCGATTTTGCGCTGTTCGGGATTGCCCATGAGGCGCTGAAGCCGTCCGGCTATGGCATCACCGTGGCGTTCACCTCGGAATTTCTGGCCGGTGCCAGAGAAGGTGCACTGATGGAAGCGCGCGGCGAAACCCTGCGGGCCGGTGGCTCACTGATCTTCGTGCGCGGCGTGATCACCGCCGACGGCATACCCTGCCTGAATTTCTCCGGCACGCTGAAACGCCTGCGCGAGCGCGCCGGGAGCTAG
- a CDS encoding EAL domain-containing protein, giving the protein MTASGFERGVRAAGAMAFACDPGRGRVHLTGDTAAFGLEASEMDWQAFLDRLGPADQTRLAAAITQEQVDLRIRLIGADGKLAYVRLLGRRDADGRVEGLMTPAGATRDLAGRIGEEHALANAVESGEVLAWYQPIIALDTGRLAGFEALARWDRPGVGVLAPDDFLVMASELDLLNRISTTVRGHATTDLSSWRVAHPAASEIFVSANATVSELVDPDFVTGLLASVSDAKLPPGAFKLEIAETEIMHDPDPAAAAMQRLAAGGVALALDDFGTGYSSLARLDMLPFDVVKIDRYFVRAMAGDESAGTVVKSVIQLATHFGMKVVAEGVENAASADRLAAMGCQYAQGYRYAGALPPNLAEQAVINGIEGRFGPPGPA; this is encoded by the coding sequence ATGACGGCTTCCGGCTTCGAGCGCGGTGTCAGGGCCGCGGGCGCCATGGCGTTTGCCTGCGACCCTGGCCGCGGCCGTGTGCACCTGACCGGCGATACCGCCGCCTTCGGGCTCGAGGCGTCGGAGATGGACTGGCAAGCCTTCCTTGATCGTCTTGGCCCGGCTGACCAGACCCGGCTCGCCGCCGCCATCACCCAGGAGCAGGTGGATCTGCGCATTCGCCTGATCGGTGCCGATGGCAAGCTGGCCTATGTCCGTCTGCTCGGGCGGCGGGACGCGGACGGGCGTGTCGAGGGTTTGATGACACCCGCCGGCGCAACCCGCGACCTGGCAGGCCGGATCGGCGAGGAACACGCCCTGGCGAATGCCGTCGAGAGCGGTGAAGTGCTGGCCTGGTATCAACCGATCATTGCGCTCGACACGGGCCGCCTGGCCGGGTTCGAGGCCCTGGCGCGCTGGGACCGGCCGGGTGTCGGGGTTCTGGCACCGGATGATTTCCTGGTGATGGCGAGCGAACTCGACCTGCTCAACCGGATCAGCACGACCGTGCGCGGCCATGCAACCACCGACCTGTCCTCCTGGCGCGTGGCCCACCCTGCCGCGTCGGAGATTTTCGTGTCCGCCAATGCAACGGTGAGTGAGCTCGTCGACCCGGATTTCGTGACCGGTCTCCTCGCATCTGTTTCGGATGCGAAGCTTCCGCCGGGCGCGTTCAAGCTGGAGATTGCCGAGACCGAGATCATGCATGACCCGGATCCGGCGGCTGCGGCGATGCAGCGTTTGGCTGCCGGCGGGGTCGCTCTGGCGCTCGATGATTTCGGGACCGGTTATTCCTCGCTGGCGCGGCTCGACATGCTGCCCTTCGACGTGGTCAAGATTGACCGCTATTTCGTGCGGGCCATGGCCGGCGACGAGAGCGCGGGCACGGTGGTCAAATCGGTCATCCAGCTGGCCACGCATTTCGGCATGAAGGTTGTCGCCGAGGGCGTCGAGAATGCGGCCTCGGCCGACCGTCTGGCCGCGATGGGCTGCCAGTATGCGCAGGGTTATCGCTATGCCGGCGCCTTGCCCCCAAACCTTGCCGAACAGGCCGTCATCAACGGCATCGAGGGTCGATTCGGGCCACCCGGTCCGGCCTGA
- the tldD gene encoding metalloprotease TldD, protein MSDDPISQFEFDADSVQPILHDALHGADDGELFLETEVSESLVFDDGRLKAANLDSSRGFGLRCVAGDAFGYAHSSDPTLDAVRRAAEAASAVKRGHAGVLAPPPAGTNRKLYDAIDPVARPGFETKAALLQEIDAYCRTRDASVVQVSASIAGAKRSVSILRADGDLKTDIRPLVRLNISVTVERGGRRETGSAGAGGRAEFDRWITPDAWKPMADEALRIARVNLDAVDAPAGVFDVVLGPGWPAVLLHEAVGHGLEGDFNRKGSSAFAGRMGQQVAAKGVTVIDDGTMPERRGSLTIDDEGTPTERSVLIEDGILTGYMQDRMNARLMGHKPTGNGRRQSYAHPPLPRMTNTYMLAGEHKREEMVESLKDGIYAVNFGGGQVDITSGKFVFQCTEAYRVQDGKIVAPVKGATLIGDGPTALTQITMIGDDFEMDPGVGVCGKAGQGVPVGVGQPSLKISGLTVGGSGS, encoded by the coding sequence ATGTCCGATGATCCGATCAGCCAGTTCGAGTTTGATGCCGACAGCGTGCAGCCCATCCTGCATGACGCGCTGCATGGCGCGGATGATGGCGAGCTCTTCCTGGAGACCGAGGTTTCCGAATCGCTGGTGTTTGATGATGGCCGCCTGAAAGCCGCCAATCTGGACTCCTCGCGCGGCTTCGGCCTGCGCTGCGTGGCCGGCGACGCGTTCGGCTATGCCCACTCCTCCGACCCGACGCTCGATGCCGTCCGCCGCGCCGCCGAGGCCGCCTCGGCGGTCAAGCGTGGCCATGCCGGCGTTCTGGCGCCGCCGCCGGCCGGCACCAATCGCAAGCTCTATGATGCCATCGACCCGGTCGCCCGGCCCGGTTTCGAGACCAAGGCAGCCCTGCTGCAGGAAATCGACGCCTATTGCCGGACGAGGGACGCCAGCGTGGTCCAGGTCTCGGCCTCGATCGCCGGAGCCAAGCGCTCGGTCTCGATCCTGCGCGCCGATGGTGATCTGAAAACCGATATCCGCCCGCTGGTCCGGCTGAACATCTCGGTGACCGTTGAGCGCGGTGGACGCCGCGAGACCGGTTCCGCCGGTGCCGGTGGCCGGGCCGAGTTCGACCGCTGGATCACACCCGATGCCTGGAAACCGATGGCCGACGAGGCGCTGCGCATTGCCCGGGTCAATCTCGATGCGGTCGACGCGCCGGCCGGCGTGTTCGACGTCGTGCTCGGACCGGGCTGGCCCGCCGTCCTGCTGCACGAGGCTGTCGGTCACGGCCTGGAAGGTGATTTCAACCGCAAGGGTTCGTCCGCCTTCGCCGGTCGCATGGGCCAGCAGGTGGCGGCCAAGGGCGTCACCGTCATCGATGACGGCACCATGCCGGAGCGGCGCGGTTCGCTGACGATTGACGATGAAGGCACGCCGACCGAACGCTCGGTCCTGATCGAGGACGGCATCCTGACCGGCTATATGCAGGACCGCATGAATGCCCGCCTGATGGGTCACAAGCCGACCGGCAATGGCCGCCGCCAGTCCTACGCCCACCCGCCCCTGCCGCGCATGACCAATACCTACATGCTGGCCGGCGAGCACAAGCGCGAGGAAATGGTCGAAAGCCTGAAGGACGGCATCTATGCCGTGAATTTCGGCGGCGGCCAGGTCGACATCACCTCCGGCAAGTTCGTCTTCCAGTGCACCGAGGCCTATCGCGTGCAGGACGGCAAGATCGTCGCCCCGGTCAAGGGCGCGACCCTGATCGGCGACGGTCCGACCGCCCTCACCCAGATCACCATGATCGGCGATGATTTCGAGATGGATCCGGGGGTCGGCGTCTGCGGCAAGGCGGGCCAGGGCGTGCCTGTCGGGGTCGGCCAGCCGAGCCTGAAAATCTCCGGCCTGACGGTCGGTGGATCGGGCAGCTAG